A window of the Arenibacter algicola genome harbors these coding sequences:
- a CDS encoding c-type cytochrome domain-containing protein: MDQITEVSDWVIFIGRFHPLIVHLPIGIILVGISMYFLAKKKKFSQLKGAVPFLMGAGAVSAILSCVFGYMLSFQGGYDAEALNSHQWMGVALAVFAVLAFVFMVWEKTKRIVVLQSGLMVFLLVGLGYTGHMGGNLTHGASYLTQYSPDPLRKLVGLPPKPEKRPPVTVLDSADIFLDVVSPMLSDYCVSCHNPGKSKGDLVLSSYDRIIKGGENGQGVVIGDLKESELYRRVNLPEHHDDFMPPDGKKPLSPEQIKLLELWIMNGAPEKGQMGDFQIEGDYLSAANKVLGLEGHGGNSLARKVEPADSLIVASLNAKGYVIRTISEGSYLLDVSFVAQKNLENVSIEQLLPLKDQIVYLNLNNRNLGDKDLEVIGQFENMVRLNIHSNPITDEGLSFLAKLENLEVLNLYGTQIGDNGLERLELLQKLNRIYLWNTQVTSEKVENLKAKNPDLEINIGEEAS; the protein is encoded by the coding sequence ATGGATCAGATTACAGAAGTATCGGATTGGGTTATTTTTATAGGAAGGTTTCATCCCTTAATAGTCCATCTTCCCATTGGGATTATTTTGGTTGGTATTTCTATGTATTTTCTGGCCAAAAAAAAGAAGTTTTCACAATTGAAGGGCGCGGTGCCTTTCTTGATGGGTGCAGGAGCAGTTAGCGCTATTTTGTCATGCGTATTTGGTTATATGCTGTCCTTTCAGGGGGGCTATGACGCGGAGGCCTTAAATTCCCATCAGTGGATGGGGGTGGCACTGGCCGTTTTTGCCGTATTGGCATTTGTTTTTATGGTATGGGAAAAAACAAAACGGATTGTGGTATTACAGTCCGGGCTTATGGTATTTCTATTAGTGGGACTGGGATATACCGGTCATATGGGGGGTAATTTAACCCATGGTGCTTCTTATCTTACACAGTACTCCCCTGATCCGTTGCGAAAGTTGGTGGGACTTCCACCTAAGCCCGAAAAAAGACCCCCGGTTACAGTCTTGGATTCTGCCGATATATTTCTGGATGTTGTTTCTCCAATGCTTTCGGACTATTGTGTAAGTTGTCATAACCCAGGAAAGTCTAAAGGTGATCTGGTTCTTTCCTCTTATGACCGCATTATAAAAGGTGGGGAAAACGGACAAGGTGTTGTTATAGGGGATTTGAAAGAAAGTGAACTTTATAGAAGGGTAAACCTTCCGGAGCATCATGATGATTTTATGCCGCCAGATGGCAAAAAACCACTTTCCCCGGAGCAGATAAAATTATTGGAATTATGGATAATGAACGGTGCTCCAGAAAAGGGGCAAATGGGTGATTTTCAAATCGAGGGCGATTATTTGTCGGCTGCGAACAAGGTTCTTGGATTGGAAGGGCATGGGGGGAATTCTTTGGCAAGGAAAGTGGAACCGGCCGATTCTTTGATTGTGGCTTCCTTGAATGCCAAGGGTTATGTTATAAGGACAATAAGTGAAGGGAGTTATTTATTGGATGTCAGCTTTGTGGCCCAAAAGAACCTGGAAAATGTAAGTATTGAACAGCTGTTGCCATTAAAAGATCAAATTGTATATTTAAATTTGAATAACCGCAACCTAGGGGATAAAGATCTTGAGGTTATTGGACAGTTTGAAAACATGGTTAGATTAAACATTCATTCCAATCCCATAACCGATGAAGGCCTGTCCTTTTTGGCGAAACTTGAAAATTTAGAGGTTTTAAACCTTTACGGCACTCAAATAGGGGACAATGGATTGGAGAGGCTGGAATTGTTGCAGAAATTAAATCGCATATACTTATGGAATACTCAGGTTACTTCGGAAAAAGTTGAAAACCTTAAGGCAAAAAACCCCGATTTGGAGATCAACATAGGCGAAGAAGCTTCCTAG
- a CDS encoding twin-arginine translocation signal domain-containing protein, whose product MITRRKFVKKSSMGGSALLAAAVVPFYILPSKPKLGEQILGHGDFKYKVETQWGNLDPKVFPVNNCHEMVMDRKGRLFMLTDHPKNNVLIYDRSGKLLGSWTLNLSSAHGLTIHEAGGEEYLYITDPGSGRVLKSTLEGDVVFELDSPDKIGEYDRKMFFRPTETAIGSNGDIYVADGYGSQYILQYNSQGEFIRKFGGDSFLQPDKFKQVHGVTLDTRDPNNPSLLCTARIKNSFKRFSLDGKYLETFYLPGAFVSRPVIDGDNIYSGVCFGMEKGNYNLALNKGFVTILDRENKVVSNPGGTKPKYKNGKLKLMLQDQTVFKNCHDVCVDGDKNLYVCQWNANGVYPYKLHRI is encoded by the coding sequence ATGATTACGCGAAGAAAATTTGTCAAAAAGTCCTCTATGGGAGGAAGTGCCCTATTGGCAGCAGCAGTGGTGCCCTTTTATATATTGCCGTCAAAACCCAAACTTGGGGAACAAATTTTGGGACATGGCGATTTTAAATATAAAGTGGAAACCCAATGGGGCAATTTGGATCCCAAGGTCTTCCCTGTTAATAACTGTCATGAAATGGTCATGGACAGAAAGGGGAGACTTTTTATGTTGACAGATCACCCTAAGAATAATGTATTGATTTACGATAGATCTGGGAAGTTGTTGGGGAGTTGGACATTGAATTTGTCCAGTGCACACGGCCTGACCATTCATGAGGCAGGTGGGGAAGAATACCTTTATATTACCGATCCAGGGAGTGGAAGGGTACTAAAAAGTACACTTGAGGGCGATGTTGTTTTTGAACTGGATTCTCCAGATAAAATAGGGGAATATGATAGGAAGATGTTCTTTAGGCCTACAGAAACCGCTATTGGCTCCAATGGGGATATTTATGTTGCAGATGGATATGGTTCACAATATATTTTGCAGTATAACTCACAGGGTGAATTTATCAGAAAATTTGGAGGTGATAGTTTTTTGCAGCCCGATAAGTTTAAGCAAGTGCATGGGGTGACCTTGGATACCAGAGATCCCAATAACCCAAGCTTATTGTGTACTGCCCGAATAAAAAATTCCTTTAAGAGGTTTAGTCTGGACGGAAAATATTTAGAAACATTTTATTTGCCAGGCGCCTTTGTAAGTAGGCCTGTCATAGATGGGGATAATATTTACTCAGGGGTCTGTTTCGGAATGGAAAAGGGGAACTATAATTTGGCCTTAAACAAAGGGTTTGTTACTATTTTGGATAGGGAAAACAAGGTAGTGTCCAATCCAGGCGGGACCAAACCGAAATATAAAAATGGAAAACTTAAGTTGATGTTGCAAGATCAAACGGTATTCAAGAATTGTCATGACGTTTGTGTGGATGGGGATAAAAATTTATATGTCTGTCAATGGAATGCCAATGGAGTTTACCCTTATAAATTACATAGGATTTAA
- a CDS encoding DUF1501 domain-containing protein, producing the protein MEDFKKHMEFMETRRGFLKKSALGFGSVALASLMGPSSLYGNELLGGGAQNLLGGSLGSTHFPAKAKRVIYLFQSGGPSQLETFDYKPELAKWHGKEIPPSVQGTQRNSGMVSSQSTFPLVKSIYDFKQYGQSGAWVSEIFPYTAQVVDDLCIINSMRTDAINHEPAVMFLQTGSQQSGRPSIGSWLSYGLASDNKNLPNFVVLLSKGGGAQPLSSAAWGNGFLPSHHQGVQFRSGKDPVLYLNNPHGVHDEDRRRALDYVSQLNNHQFDVWKDPEIQSKINQYEMAYKMQNSVPDAVDTREEPDHIYKLYGEDAKIPGTYAANCLQARRLAERDVKFIQLYHMGWDQHGGLPGGIKKQALGTDQATAGLIKDLKQRGLLEDTLVVWGGEFGRTSFSQGRLTADNYGRDHHPGCFTMWMAGAGVKAGMVYGKTDEFSYNVVQNEVHVHDFQATLLHLLGIDHERLTFKHQGRRFRLTDVHGHVVKDILS; encoded by the coding sequence ATGGAAGATTTTAAAAAGCACATGGAATTTATGGAGACCCGTAGGGGATTTTTAAAGAAATCTGCACTTGGGTTCGGGTCTGTAGCGCTTGCCAGCCTAATGGGGCCATCATCCTTATATGGGAATGAACTTTTGGGAGGCGGTGCGCAAAACCTATTGGGCGGCTCTTTGGGCAGTACGCATTTTCCGGCCAAGGCAAAACGGGTAATTTATCTGTTTCAAAGCGGTGGTCCCTCGCAATTGGAAACCTTTGATTATAAACCGGAATTGGCAAAATGGCACGGGAAGGAAATACCTCCATCTGTCCAAGGAACCCAACGTAATTCCGGTATGGTGTCCAGCCAATCTACCTTCCCATTGGTTAAATCTATATACGACTTTAAACAATACGGACAATCGGGTGCGTGGGTTAGTGAAATTTTTCCCTATACCGCCCAAGTAGTGGATGATCTATGCATTATTAACTCCATGCGAACCGATGCCATAAACCATGAACCTGCCGTAATGTTTCTGCAAACCGGTAGTCAGCAGAGTGGACGGCCGTCCATAGGTTCATGGCTTAGTTACGGATTGGCCAGTGACAATAAAAACCTTCCGAATTTTGTAGTCCTATTGTCCAAAGGTGGAGGAGCCCAACCTTTGAGTTCGGCTGCTTGGGGAAATGGTTTTTTGCCATCCCATCATCAAGGTGTTCAATTTAGGTCGGGCAAGGATCCTGTACTATATTTGAACAACCCCCACGGTGTACATGATGAAGATCGAAGAAGGGCTTTGGATTACGTTTCACAATTGAATAACCATCAATTTGATGTTTGGAAGGATCCAGAGATACAGTCCAAAATCAATCAGTATGAAATGGCCTATAAGATGCAAAATTCGGTTCCTGATGCAGTGGATACCAGGGAGGAGCCCGATCATATTTATAAATTATACGGGGAAGATGCCAAAATACCTGGTACATACGCTGCCAATTGTTTGCAAGCCAGACGCTTGGCGGAAAGGGATGTGAAATTTATACAATTGTACCATATGGGTTGGGATCAACATGGTGGCCTTCCCGGAGGGATTAAAAAACAGGCACTTGGTACAGATCAAGCGACTGCCGGCCTGATAAAGGATTTAAAACAAAGAGGCTTGTTGGAAGATACCCTGGTGGTCTGGGGCGGAGAATTTGGCCGGACCAGTTTTTCCCAAGGTAGATTAACAGCCGATAATTATGGTAGGGACCATCATCCTGGTTGTTTTACAATGTGGATGGCCGGGGCAGGTGTCAAGGCAGGTATGGTCTATGGTAAAACCGACGAATTTAGCTATAACGTAGTCCAGAATGAAGTGCATGTTCATGACTTTCAAGCCACCTTGCTGCACCTACTGGGAATAGACCATGAGCGACTTACTTTTAAACACCAGGGGAGAAGATTTAGATTAACAGATGTTCACGGCCATGTAGTCAAAGACATTCTTTCATAA
- a CDS encoding DUF1553 domain-containing protein, which translates to MVAVVLKGIIDQEPTNIFMKHSTVYLLINLALVFSGCGWSAPEEVELALAQTPDIIDFNYHVKPILSDKCFACHGPDTDNQKSDLRLDIAESALSAHGESNTVAIVPGRPASSDLIKRILSDNPSDKMPPPESNLSLTTKEIAILAKWIEQGAEYKPHWSFIKPNKPELPLIKDNNWANNELDYFILDRLKKEKLNPSERASKETLIRRLSFDLIGLPPSLEQIESFKKDTSEYAYEKLVDRLLQSPAYGERMAADWMDVARYAESDGYLDDKHRDFSAYRDWVIKAFNENMSYKEFSSLQLAGDLIPEPTKESILATAFNRLHKRNSEAGIIFEEYRVEYVADRVLSVGKAFMGLSMECARCHDHKYDPISRKNYYEMSAFFNSTNEFGSAVYGPGQVPGPSLLLTDSEADKVLAYIDSDINSAEKKLDSPKSSEPEGFKKWSANPSVIRSSIENNYSKSLTAYYPFDSFVGKGNKKYVSPNRVVGSGPAVINEPNIKKAAKNNGIFLNDFTSISLPEKVGWFDQTDPFSISLSVFPDTQYDDAALFYHCEDLRLGLKGYSMFLENNRPKFIMAFSWPTNAIQIKAKEEIPVKEWTNIAVTYDGLGKANGLHMYLNGKEIPVEVEIDHLYKSILFKPDLHTYGFNGFGMGIRNHMKTFINGGIDELKIHNSELSALEVSYGYDSNTLSEIINNSSSTRNWSLLKSHYSLRENSGLEKVKENIRELNRKKNKVIDTISEIMVMGDLPEPRPTYVLDRGVYDSHGTEVYPDVPEVVLPFSDSLPKNRLGLVKWLFDENNPLTARVYVNRLWQMHFGTGLVSSSDDFGNQGNLPSHPKLLDWLAVKFIESGWDIKAMNKLIVMSATYQQSSVLTPELLERDKENALLARGPSFRMSAEMVRDNALAISGHLSPKIGGPSVYPYQPDGLWDEISNKPWRYKYLQQPGEGLYRRSLYTIWKRTSGPPSMLIFDVGERGVCTVKRRQTSTPLQALVLLNDPQYLEASRVVAENLIENYSGDVDAQLQKAFVMCTGRNPNDSELGVLSKFHKEELERFSKAKEDAIGYTNIGSSEVKAGIDPVKLAALATVVNGVMNTYEGYTIR; encoded by the coding sequence ATGGTGGCCGTTGTCCTAAAGGGAATAATAGATCAAGAACCAACAAATATTTTCATGAAGCATAGTACCGTTTATTTATTAATTAATCTGGCATTGGTTTTCAGTGGCTGTGGATGGAGTGCTCCGGAGGAAGTGGAGTTGGCTCTTGCGCAGACACCCGATATTATTGATTTTAACTATCATGTGAAACCTATACTTTCCGATAAATGTTTTGCATGCCATGGCCCGGATACGGATAACCAAAAATCTGATCTAAGGTTGGATATTGCCGAAAGCGCTTTGTCTGCCCATGGAGAATCCAATACTGTTGCTATTGTTCCTGGGAGACCTGCATCCAGTGATCTTATTAAACGTATACTTTCTGATAATCCATCAGACAAAATGCCACCTCCGGAGTCTAATCTATCCTTGACAACAAAAGAAATTGCCATTTTGGCCAAATGGATCGAGCAGGGAGCGGAATATAAGCCTCATTGGTCTTTCATAAAGCCTAATAAGCCGGAATTGCCATTGATAAAGGATAACAACTGGGCAAATAATGAACTGGATTATTTTATCCTGGATAGGCTGAAAAAGGAAAAGCTCAATCCGTCCGAACGGGCATCAAAGGAAACTTTAATTCGAAGGTTAAGTTTTGACTTAATTGGGCTACCTCCAAGCTTGGAACAAATTGAAAGTTTTAAAAAGGATACCTCAGAGTATGCCTATGAAAAGTTGGTAGATAGGCTATTGCAGAGCCCTGCTTATGGAGAGCGGATGGCAGCGGATTGGATGGACGTGGCGCGATATGCGGAGAGTGATGGCTATCTGGATGACAAGCATAGGGATTTTAGTGCATATCGAGATTGGGTGATCAAGGCCTTTAACGAGAATATGTCCTACAAAGAATTTTCCAGCTTACAATTGGCGGGAGATCTTATACCGGAACCGACCAAGGAAAGCATTTTGGCAACAGCGTTCAATAGGCTGCATAAAAGAAATTCCGAAGCCGGAATTATTTTTGAAGAGTATCGTGTGGAATATGTTGCAGATAGGGTATTAAGTGTTGGAAAGGCCTTTATGGGGCTTAGTATGGAATGCGCAAGGTGTCATGACCATAAGTACGATCCTATAAGTCGGAAAAACTATTACGAGATGTCCGCCTTTTTTAATAGCACCAATGAATTTGGTTCCGCTGTCTACGGTCCAGGTCAGGTACCGGGACCTTCACTTCTTCTAACGGACAGTGAGGCGGATAAGGTTCTGGCATATATTGATAGTGATATTAACAGTGCGGAGAAGAAACTCGATTCTCCGAAATCCTCGGAACCGGAGGGGTTCAAAAAGTGGTCGGCAAATCCGTCTGTTATAAGAAGTTCAATTGAAAATAATTATTCCAAAAGTCTTACGGCCTATTATCCATTTGATTCTTTCGTGGGAAAAGGAAATAAAAAGTATGTCAGTCCAAATAGGGTAGTCGGTTCTGGTCCTGCGGTTATCAATGAACCAAATATTAAAAAAGCTGCCAAGAACAATGGTATATTCTTGAATGATTTTACATCTATTAGCTTGCCGGAGAAGGTAGGATGGTTTGACCAGACCGATCCCTTTTCTATTTCCTTGAGTGTGTTTCCGGATACCCAATACGACGACGCTGCCTTATTTTATCATTGTGAAGATTTGCGATTGGGGCTAAAAGGGTACTCTATGTTCTTGGAAAACAACCGCCCAAAGTTTATTATGGCATTTTCTTGGCCAACCAATGCCATCCAGATTAAGGCTAAAGAGGAAATACCGGTAAAGGAATGGACAAATATTGCAGTGACCTACGATGGACTGGGGAAAGCAAACGGACTTCATATGTATCTCAATGGCAAAGAAATACCGGTAGAGGTAGAAATAGACCACCTTTATAAGTCCATATTGTTTAAGCCGGATCTGCATACCTATGGGTTCAATGGTTTCGGAATGGGAATCAGGAATCATATGAAGACCTTTATAAATGGAGGTATCGATGAGCTTAAAATTCACAATTCTGAACTTTCTGCATTGGAAGTAAGTTATGGTTATGATTCCAATACCCTATCAGAAATTATTAATAATAGTTCCAGCACCAGGAATTGGTCCCTTTTAAAATCCCATTACTCCTTGAGGGAGAATAGTGGACTTGAGAAGGTAAAGGAAAATATTCGCGAACTAAACAGGAAGAAAAATAAGGTGATCGATACTATTTCGGAAATTATGGTCATGGGAGATTTGCCTGAACCGCGCCCTACTTATGTTTTGGATAGAGGGGTTTACGATTCCCATGGGACGGAGGTGTACCCGGATGTGCCCGAAGTTGTACTTCCTTTTAGCGATAGTCTGCCAAAGAATAGACTGGGCCTTGTTAAATGGTTGTTTGATGAAAATAATCCCCTAACTGCCCGGGTCTATGTGAATAGATTGTGGCAGATGCATTTTGGGACGGGATTGGTGTCGTCATCTGATGATTTTGGAAATCAGGGTAATTTGCCGTCGCATCCAAAATTGTTGGATTGGTTGGCGGTTAAATTCATTGAATCTGGATGGGATATAAAAGCTATGAACAAATTAATTGTAATGTCTGCTACCTATCAGCAAAGCTCGGTATTAACACCCGAACTATTGGAAAGGGATAAAGAAAATGCATTGTTGGCACGGGGGCCAAGTTTTCGTATGTCTGCTGAAATGGTGCGGGACAATGCGTTGGCCATAAGTGGCCATTTATCCCCCAAGATCGGTGGTCCAAGTGTTTATCCGTATCAACCGGACGGACTTTGGGACGAAATAAGCAATAAACCATGGCGCTATAAATATCTACAGCAACCAGGGGAGGGGCTATATAGAAGGAGCTTGTATACCATATGGAAAAGAACATCGGGTCCGCCATCCATGTTGATTTTTGATGTTGGCGAAAGAGGGGTCTGTACTGTAAAGCGGAGGCAGACGAGTACCCCGTTACAGGCATTGGTTCTTCTCAATGATCCCCAGTATTTGGAAGCTTCTAGGGTAGTGGCAGAAAATTTAATTGAAAATTATAGTGGGGATGTAGATGCTCAATTGCAAAAAGCATTTGTTATGTGTACCGGCAGAAACCCCAATGATAGTGAACTAGGGGTTTTAAGTAAATTCCATAAGGAGGAATTGGAGCGTTTTTCCAAAGCCAAGGAAGATGCTATAGGCTATACCAATATAGGAAGCTCTGAAGTAAAGGCAGGTATAGACCCGGTGAAGTTGGCCGCATTGGCTACGGTAGTAAACGGGGTGATGAATACATATGAAGGTTATACGATTAGATAG
- a CDS encoding sulfatase-like hydrolase/transferase, producing the protein MLIQRILSAFALVFLVGCGEAVKTKSTEDQGPPNILFILVDDLGKEWISSYGAEDIETPNIDALARSGLKFNNVYSMPQCTPTRVTLLTGQYPFRHGWVNHWDVPRWGGGAHFDETENPTLVNEMKRAGYKTCIAGKWQIDDFRVEPDALEKVGFDEYCMWTGYEAGIEASAERYWDPYVFTKEGSKTYPGAFGPDIFRDFIIDFLQENKEGPMFVYYPMVLTHTPLVNTPDESADDNLGKHKAMVRYTDKIVGQLVNALKQNGLLENTMIVFTTDNGTAQSITGTYKGEQVKGGKSKTLESGICEPFIVSWPGRIKADQESNALIDFTDILPTFLDIAGVNSKDKWTDLNASHIIDGKSFKNVLLQGDEASERKWILGMGGGNNARLTENGVENQFKFRDRVLRDERYKLYIGANRKPEKFFDLIQDPFERSNLADILKSGEIENSFKNFMEIVKSFPLEDSDPQYKNNPPQEWDVEITAESGTWKM; encoded by the coding sequence ATGTTGATACAACGTATTCTTAGTGCTTTTGCCCTTGTTTTTTTAGTTGGTTGTGGCGAAGCAGTAAAAACAAAATCCACCGAGGATCAAGGACCTCCTAACATACTGTTCATTTTGGTCGACGATCTGGGCAAGGAATGGATTAGTAGCTATGGGGCGGAGGATATAGAGACTCCAAATATAGATGCATTGGCCAGGTCTGGCCTCAAATTCAATAACGTGTATTCCATGCCACAGTGTACTCCAACAAGGGTCACATTGCTTACTGGTCAATACCCGTTTAGGCATGGGTGGGTCAACCATTGGGATGTGCCGCGTTGGGGTGGGGGTGCCCATTTTGATGAAACAGAGAACCCTACCCTGGTAAATGAAATGAAAAGGGCTGGTTACAAGACCTGTATAGCCGGTAAATGGCAGATTGATGATTTTCGGGTAGAACCGGATGCGTTGGAGAAAGTGGGATTTGATGAATATTGTATGTGGACAGGTTATGAAGCGGGCATCGAGGCGAGCGCTGAAAGATACTGGGATCCCTATGTTTTTACCAAAGAGGGTAGCAAGACTTATCCCGGCGCTTTTGGTCCGGATATTTTTCGGGATTTTATAATCGACTTTCTACAAGAAAACAAGGAAGGTCCCATGTTCGTATATTATCCCATGGTATTGACCCATACGCCCTTGGTAAATACCCCAGACGAATCTGCAGATGATAATTTGGGCAAGCACAAGGCTATGGTCCGCTATACCGATAAGATTGTTGGGCAACTGGTTAATGCCCTTAAGCAAAATGGTCTGTTGGAAAACACTATGATTGTCTTTACTACGGATAACGGTACTGCACAATCCATTACCGGTACTTACAAAGGTGAACAAGTAAAAGGGGGTAAATCCAAAACCTTGGAGTCTGGAATATGTGAGCCATTTATTGTAAGTTGGCCCGGACGTATAAAAGCAGATCAAGAATCTAATGCGCTTATCGATTTTACAGATATTCTTCCAACATTTTTAGACATTGCCGGGGTTAACTCAAAGGATAAATGGACAGATTTGAATGCTTCACATATAATCGATGGTAAGTCTTTTAAGAATGTTTTGCTGCAGGGGGATGAAGCTTCCGAAAGAAAATGGATATTGGGAATGGGTGGCGGAAACAATGCGCGACTTACCGAAAATGGGGTGGAAAATCAATTTAAATTCAGGGATAGGGTACTCCGTGACGAACGGTACAAATTATACATAGGTGCTAACCGTAAACCTGAAAAATTTTTCGATTTGATACAAGATCCCTTTGAGCGCTCTAACCTTGCAGACATTCTGAAGTCTGGAGAAATTGAAAATAGCTTTAAAAACTTTATGGAGATTGTTAAATCTTTTCCATTGGAGGACAGTGATCCGCAATATAAGAACAATCCACCACAGGAGTGGGATGTGGAAATTACGGCAGAGAGCGGCACTTGGAAAATGTGA
- a CDS encoding sulfatase-like hydrolase/transferase, translated as MRLLYCVPLLAIFLLGSCKPSGSEKVSETEDKPNIVFLFADDQTFESIRALGFDEVHTPNLDRLVNEGTTFTHAYNMGGWNGAICVASRAMIISGSYIWNAQDKSALWSKGDSTALNQTWSRLLQKQGYDTYMTGKWHVLAPAGTIFNDARHIRPGMPVDRGNELGAAIKKWKAESGDMKDWNNYMPVGYGRPTGPDDTEWSPTDTLQGGFWEGGKHWSEVVRDDALSFIDLATKKDDPFFMYLAFNATHDPRQAPQRFLDMYPLENIKVPENFLPEYPYKDDMGNPPGLRDEALAPFPRTEYAVKVHRQEYYALLSHMDEQIGMILDSLEASGKMDNTYIFFGADHGLSVGHHGLIGKQSMFDHSVRIPMMVVGPGIPKGKTLDQDVYLQDIMATSLELAGVEKPDYVQFNSFMDIIKGERAESHYNGIYGAYINVQRMIRKDGFKLLIYPKIDKVLLFDMEKDPNEMNDLAANPEYKEKVKSLFADLLELQKTMDDELDLSGLYDKMLE; from the coding sequence ATGAGATTACTTTATTGCGTACCCTTACTTGCTATATTTTTGCTTGGATCCTGTAAACCATCTGGATCTGAAAAGGTCTCCGAGACTGAGGACAAGCCCAATATCGTTTTTTTATTTGCCGATGATCAGACCTTTGAAAGTATTAGGGCCCTGGGTTTTGATGAGGTCCATACCCCAAATTTGGATCGCTTGGTAAACGAAGGCACTACTTTTACCCATGCGTACAATATGGGCGGTTGGAATGGGGCCATCTGTGTGGCATCACGGGCCATGATCATTTCCGGATCCTATATTTGGAATGCACAGGATAAAAGCGCATTGTGGTCCAAAGGGGATAGCACAGCTTTGAACCAGACCTGGAGCAGGCTGCTCCAAAAACAGGGGTATGACACCTATATGACCGGTAAATGGCATGTACTGGCCCCTGCTGGAACTATTTTTAACGATGCACGGCACATACGTCCTGGAATGCCTGTAGATCGTGGTAATGAATTGGGTGCTGCCATAAAAAAATGGAAGGCGGAATCTGGGGATATGAAGGACTGGAACAACTATATGCCGGTTGGCTATGGCAGGCCAACGGGTCCGGACGATACCGAGTGGTCTCCAACTGATACCTTACAAGGAGGTTTTTGGGAAGGGGGCAAACATTGGAGCGAAGTGGTCCGTGATGACGCCCTGTCATTTATAGATTTGGCCACCAAAAAGGATGATCCCTTTTTTATGTACCTGGCCTTTAATGCAACCCATGATCCGCGGCAGGCACCCCAACGCTTTTTGGATATGTACCCTCTTGAGAATATTAAGGTACCCGAAAACTTTTTGCCGGAATATCCATATAAGGATGATATGGGCAATCCACCAGGTCTTCGGGATGAGGCGCTGGCTCCATTTCCTAGAACGGAATATGCCGTAAAGGTTCACCGCCAGGAATACTATGCCTTGTTGAGCCATATGGATGAGCAGATAGGGATGATTTTGGATTCTTTGGAGGCTAGCGGTAAGATGGACAATACCTATATCTTTTTCGGTGCGGACCATGGTCTGTCTGTTGGGCATCACGGCTTGATAGGGAAACAGAGCATGTTCGACCATAGTGTGCGTATTCCAATGATGGTGGTAGGCCCTGGTATTCCCAAGGGAAAAACTTTGGACCAGGATGTGTATTTACAGGATATTATGGCCACTTCCTTGGAATTGGCTGGTGTGGAGAAGCCAGACTATGTACAGTTCAATAGTTTTATGGATATCATTAAAGGGGAAAGAGCGGAGAGCCACTACAATGGTATTTATGGCGCCTATATAAATGTACAGCGTATGATCCGTAAGGATGGTTTCAAACTTTTGATCTACCCTAAAATTGATAAGGTGCTATTGTTCGATATGGAAAAAGATCCGAACGAAATGAACGACCTGGCCGCTAATCCGGAGTACAAGGAAAAGGTTAAATCACTTTTTGCCGATCTATTGGAACTTCAAAAAACAATGGATGATGAGCTCGATCTTAGTGGTTTATATGATAAAATGTTAGAATAA